The genomic window TTATTATGTTACTTATTTACTTAGTATTTTCACCTTTAGGAATCGCTTAATTAAAATTTAAATACAAATAAGAATTTAGGAGGACTTTAAAATGAAAAAAATAAACTTTGGAATAGTAGGGGTGGGAAGGTTAGGAAAAGCTCATGCTGAAAATTTAGCATTTAAAATTCCAAATGCTAATCTTTTAGCGGTGTGTTCAATAGATAAGTCTCAAATTGATGAAGTTCAAAAAGCTTGGAATATTCCATACAGATACGCTAGTTTTGATGAAATGTTAACTAATAAAGAATTAGATGCAATATTCATAGCTTCACCATCAGGATTTCATTGTAATCAAATTAAAAAAGCACTAGATGCAGGTTTTCATGTGTTTAGTGAAAAGCCACTTGGATTATATTTAGAAGATACAATAGAAGCGATGAAAGCTGTTAACTCTAATTCAGAAAAAATATTTATGTTGGGCTTTATGAGAAGATATGACAAGTCATATGCTTATGCTAAGAAAAAGATAAAAGAAGGTTTTATAGGGAAGCCAGTACTAGTTAGATGTTATGGATTAGATCCAGCTAAAGCTTTACCAAGTTTCTTGAAATTTGCTAAAGATAGTTATAGTGGTGGATTATTTTTAGATATGGCAATACATGATATTGATTTAGCTAGATGGTATCTGGAATCAGAAGCAGATGAATTATGGGCTATAGGGGATGCTTATGAATATGAAGAATTTAAAGAAATAAATGATGCTGAAACAGGCTCAGCTATGATTAAATTCAAAAATGGAACAATGGCATTACTTGTTGCAGGAAGGAACTGTGCTCATGGATATCATATAGAAACAGAAATAATAGGTACTAAAGGCACATTAAGAATTGGCACAACTCCTAACAAAAACTTAGTTACTATATTTGATGAGAGGGGTGTTAATAAAGAATGTGCAGGAGGATTTTTAGAAAGATTTGAAGATGCATATTTGGAAGAAGTAAAAGAATTTGTTAATTGTATATTAGAGAATAGAAAACCTAATGTTACAGTTGAAGATGGGGTATTATCAACTATAGTTGGATATGCTTGTAAAGAATCTTTTGAAACAGGGAAGTTGGTTAAGATTGACTATTCAAAATATGAAGATTTAAAATAGTTATATAAAACTTCAAAATAGATTAAGTATTCATTTTATAAAAATAATTTTAAAAGCTATGCTGTGTATAGATAGGGTGATATAGTGAATGTATATCACCCTATATTTGTTAATAGTATAAGTTAAAGTGTAAATATAATAAGAATATATGTTTATTTTACAATCTAGATTTAGTACTTTTTATTAAAATTAGTTTAGCTCCATAACCTTGTAACTCTGTAATTATATTAAGAATTGTATTCTTTTTAGAATATTTAAATTCAATTTTAGGAAAGGATGCTCTATGGAGAATTTCTTTTTCTTCTTTACTTAATCTATCTGGTGACCCCATTGAAATCCAATAATTATAAGATGAACCTATTTTTTCGTTTACTTCATAGGTAATTATTCTAGAGGAATTTTTTATATTTACTATATTTAAAGAAAGTTTTTTCTTGTAAACTTTGCCTTTACCTCTTTTTTTGAATAAATCATGATAATCGGCAAGAGAATCTAAGTCATCATTATGAGAATATAGAAGAATACAATATTCATCTTCTTTTTTTGTAACAATATATCCATTATCCATGGCTACTATTTCATTACCGAGTTTGCTAAGTAAATAGTAGGCATAATAAGATGGCTTTCTTATTCCCATATCATTAACAATACCAGGAGCACCTATAAACACTTCGTTAGTTAAACTCATTTCTTTTTCTAAAACATCAAAGGCTCTCAAATCATCTAAAGAAACTCCTTTAAATATTGTATTATGAATTATAAATGGAAGCATAAATGCTGTATCGTAAACCTTATTACGATTATTACTAAGAGAGATAAAATTGGAATTTAAAACATTTAAGTTATATTCATTTTTTAATAAAACTAGTAATTCTTCTTTTATTTCATGATTTATTTCAGATGAAAATTGAAATTTGAATTCGCATACATCAATATAATCAATTTCCGAAAAGTACTCAAAGAAACTATTAAGAACTTGTGTATATTTTTGTGTGGTAAATAGTATATTATCTAATACTATAAGAGGTTTTAAGTCTAAATAATCTAAGAACTCTATAACACTTTTAGTTTTATTCCAGTTGTAAAAATCAGAGTTTGGAAATACCCCCATATCACTATTAAATAAATTTTCTATTCTTCCATAACTAAAATGGATTTCTTCTTGGATTTCTTCTAATATATCTTTATTATCTTCAATTAGTAAATCAAAGGAATCTCCTAAATTAATAACTTCCTTAAATTCTTTATTAAACTCTTTTAATACATTGTCCATATCTATATGAACTTTCCAAAGTTTGTTTTCATAATTAAATCTATCATAATCCTCTAAATCATAGGCTAGATAATCTAAAGCCTCCTCTAAAGGAAAAACTTCTAAAATTTTCTGATTTTCAAAATCTTTTTCAGTTAACTTATTTTTCTTTCTATATTGAAGAGGTGTACAGTTATAATAATTTTTAAAGTTTTTATTTAAATATCTTACGTGAGAAAATCCAACTTCATCAGATATATCTGATATACTCATATCAGTATCTAAGAGAAGTTTAACGGATTCTTCAACTCTTGTTAAATTAACTAAGTCAGTAAAGCTATACCCCGTAGCAGATTTAATTTCATGTGATAAATAGTGTGGACTTAAGAATTCTTTTTTTGCTATATCTTGAAGAGTAATATTGCTATCATAATTATTAAAAATATACTTAGATATTCTATGATATCGTGCTAATTGATCGGCATTATCTTTTAATTCTTCTTTCTCATAAGTTAAATAGTGAAAGTTGTTTATTAAGTGATAAAGCAAATCGACTAGAGTAGATTCAATAACTTCATCATAATCTTCTGTTCTTTGAACAGTTTCACATAATATTCTAGCTAAAAAAGTTCTAAAATCATCATATTCTTCACCATCTTGAGCATCATCATCAGTTGTATTTGTGTAGAAAAATATATTATTTATATCTGTATAGTATTTTTCAAAAAAATAAGGATCTATATGAAATACAAGAACTCTATTTTCAGTATCACTATATATTCTATGAGCTTCTTCAACATTAATAACTTCTAATTCTTTTTCTAGAATTTCGAAAGAGTCAGTATCTATATTAACTTTAAGACTACCTTTAAGAACATATAATATTTCTATAGAATTATGCCAATGTATTGGATAATTCTTTATACAAGTATAAGTAACTTTTACCGGTAAATCTGAAAGATAATTTATATATTCTCTTCGCATAAAAATCATCACCTTTAAAATAAGATTAAGATTTCTATAAAGAAATCTTTATTTAATATATTAAATAATCATATAAAAATTAGTATTAATAAATTTATTATACCCTAATAATAATAAATTGAAAAATTGGAAAATAAGAAAAGTAAAAAATAATAATTTTACTTTGACTTTCTTTGACTTTTGTATTATTATAAGAATATAGTAAAAAATAATAAGGTGAAAGATAGGAGGAACTAGAGATATGAATATTGAAAAAATGACATTAAGAGTTCAACAAGCTTTAAATGATGCTAGTTTAGTAGCGGTAAAATACAATCATCAACAAGTAGAAATAATTCATCTATTTTCAGCTCTAGTAGAACAAGAGGATGGATTAATTCCTAATATTTTAACCAAGATGGGTATTCCAGTTAAGGCTTTAAAATCAGATATAAATAATAAATTAGAGATTATGCCAAAGGTTCTAGGTGAAGGTGCAGATTCTTCAGGAGTTTATGCAACTAGACAAATAGAAGAAGTTTTAGTAAGGGCTGATGAAATATCAAAGAGATTTGAAGATTCATATATTAGTGTAGAACATGTAATGCTTGCTATTATAGAAGTAGATAAAAAAGGTCCAACAAAAATTTTATTAGATAAATATAATATAAATAAAGATAATTTTATGGGAATTCTAGCAGAAGTTAGAGGAAATCAAAGAGTTGAAACCCAAGATCCAGAAGGAACTTATGATGCTTTAGGTAAATACGGTACAAATCTTACAGATTTAGCTAAAAAGCATAAGTTAGATCCTGTAATAGGTAGAGATGAAGAAATAAGAAGAGCTATTAGAATTCTTTCGAGAAGAACTAAAAATAATCCTGTTCTTATTGGAGAACCAGGAGTTGGTAAAACTGCAATTGTTGAAGGGTTAGCAGAAAGAATTGTAAGAGGAGATGTTCCAGAAGGATTAAAAAATAAAGTTATTTTCTCATTAGATATGGGAGCTTTAGTTGCGGGAGCTAAATACAGGGGTGAATTTGAGGAAAGACTAAAAGCTGTATTAAAAGAAGTACAAAGTAGTGAAGGAAGAATAATTTTATTTATAGATGAAATTCATACTATTGTAGGTGCTGGTAAAACAGAAGGGGCAATGGATGCAGGTAACTTAATTAAGCCATTACTTGCAAGAGGTGAGCTACATTGTATAGGTGCAACTACTTTTGATGAATATAGACAATATATTGAAAAAGATAAAGCTTTAGAAAGAAGATTTCAACCAGTAATAGTTGAAGAACCAACAGTACAAGATGCAATTTCCATATTAAGAGGATTAAAAGAAAGATTTGAAATTCATCATGGAATTAGAATACATGATTCTGCTATAGTAGCAGCAGCTAAGCTTTCAGATAGATATATACAAGATAGATATTTACCTGATAAAGCTATAGATTTAATAGATGAAGCTGGAGCTATGATTAGAACAGAAATAGATTCACTGCCAACGGAACTTGATAAAATTAGAAGAAGACAATTTCAATTAGAAATAGAAAAAGAAGCCTTAACAAGAGAAAATGATGAAGGTTCTAAAAAGAAGTTAAAAGCTTTGGAAAAAGATATTGCAGAGCTTAAAGCTAAAAATGATGAGATGACTGCTAAATTTGAAAAAGAAAGAGATGCTATTTTAAACATTAGAGATTTAAAATCTAAATTAGATGAAGCTAGAGGAGAGTTAGAAATAGCACAAAGAAATTATGATTACAATAGAGCAGCAGAAATTCAATATAGTGAAATTCCCAAAATAGAAGCTGAAATAGATTTAAAAGAAAAAGAAGTAAAAGAAAATTATGAAGGTGCTTTATTAAAAGAAGAGGTAACAGAAGAAGAAGTATCTCAAATTCTTTCAAGATGGACAGGAATTCCAGTAAGTAATTTACTAGAAGGTGAAAGAGAAAAACTTTTAAGATTGGAAGATGAAATGCAAAATAGAGTAATAGGTCAAGAAGAAGCTATTACGTCAGTAACAAATGCCATATTAAGAGCTAGAGCAGGATTAAAGGATATAAATAGACCTATAGGATCATTTATATTTTTAGGACCAACAGGGGTAGGTAAAACAGAGCTTGCTAAAACTTTAGCTAGAAATCTATTTGATTCAGAAGAGAACATAATAAGAATAGATATGTCTGAGTATATGGAAAAACATGCAGTATCAAGATTAGTTGGAGCGCCTCCAGGATATGTGGGATATGATGAAGGTGGTCAATTAACTGAAGCTGTTAGAAGAAATCCTTATAGTGTTATATTATTTGATGAAATAGAAAAAGCTCATGAGGATGTATTCAATTTATTTTTACAAATACTAGATGATGGTCGATTAACAGATAATAAAGGAAAAACAGTTGATTTTAAAAATACAATAATTATAATGACATCTAATATAGGTAGTAGCTATCTTTTAGAAAATACTGATGAACATTCTGTAGATTCTAAAATAAGAGAAGAAGTAATGAATGAAATGAAGCTAAGGTTTAAGCCAGAGTTCTTAAATAGAGTAGATGATATTATAATGTTTAAGCCTTTATCAGAATCAGGAATCAAGAAGATAATTGATATATTCTTAGATGAAGTAAGAAATAGGCTAAAAGATAGAAGTGTTAAATTAGAAGTAACAGAAGCTGCAAAAGATATAATGGCTAAAGAGGGATATGATATGGTATATGGTGCAAGACCTCTTAAGAGATATATACAAAACACTTTAGAGAATAATCTAGCAAGAAAAATTATTAAAGGCGAAATCGCTTATGGATCTAATGTAACTATTGATGGATTAGATGAGGAGATTATTATAAAAGTTCAATAAAATTTAAAAATATAGCTGGAAATGAAAATTTTCAGTTATATTTTTTTTTGTATAAAATATATATGTATGTAAGATGTAATATGTATGGAGGAAAAATATGTACTCAATATTTTCTTTTTTTAAGAGATTTAAAATAAAAAAGAATATACTTATACAAGATAAAAGTTTAGTGGAAATAGAGAAAGTGTTAATGGGATATTTTAGTCATTGTATAGAAAACGAAAAGAAATTAAAACAAAAAAGCAATAAATATATATACCCTAAATCTATTTTAGAAAATTATAACAAAGTGTACTATTCTTTTATAATAGAGATGTATAAAAATATCAAAGTAAAAGCTGAGTTTTATAATATTTTCTTAAACATTAATTCTATTAATATAATTGAAAAATCAATAGTGGTAGATGTAGATAAAATTATAGAAATAAAATATAAAAATTCAAAAGTAAAAACTAAATATAAAGATAATCATTTAATCTACTTAAATATTAAAAATAATAAATTATTTGTTAGTAGAGATATTATTGAAGAAGGAATTAAAGCTGATGAGCTTGTTAATACAATTAGTTCATATGAAAAATATATGGAAAATAAAATAAATATTATTAAGAAAAATAAATCTAGTTTAAAAGAATATATAAATAACTTTAATAAAAGAAGTAATCCAAAAGTACAAGAAAATAAAAAGGGGGTATATAGATATTCAGGATATGATGGGAATTTAGCAGCAAAGTGGGCAAGTGAAAATTGGGATGCAGAGGAAGAATACCAAGGCAATGACTGTACAAATTTTGTATCAAAATGTTTAAAAAACGGGGGACTTCCAATGGATAAAATTTGGAGACCTGGAAGTTATGCGTGGATAAGAGTAGTAAATTTAAGAAATTGGTTAGTTAACACAGGATATGGAGTTGAGAATAAGGACAATAGTAATTTAAGTTTAGGAGATGTAGTACAGCTACATAGCAGATCAAAGGATATGTGGTCACATTCTACAATAATTACTTATATAGATGAGCAAGGGGAAATTTATGTATCTGCACATTCATATCCCTATTATAATAGACCTTTATTTTCTTATTATCCAACATATGCATA from Clostridium septicum includes these protein-coding regions:
- a CDS encoding Gfo/Idh/MocA family oxidoreductase, whose amino-acid sequence is MKKINFGIVGVGRLGKAHAENLAFKIPNANLLAVCSIDKSQIDEVQKAWNIPYRYASFDEMLTNKELDAIFIASPSGFHCNQIKKALDAGFHVFSEKPLGLYLEDTIEAMKAVNSNSEKIFMLGFMRRYDKSYAYAKKKIKEGFIGKPVLVRCYGLDPAKALPSFLKFAKDSYSGGLFLDMAIHDIDLARWYLESEADELWAIGDAYEYEEFKEINDAETGSAMIKFKNGTMALLVAGRNCAHGYHIETEIIGTKGTLRIGTTPNKNLVTIFDERGVNKECAGGFLERFEDAYLEEVKEFVNCILENRKPNVTVEDGVLSTIVGYACKESFETGKLVKIDYSKYEDLK
- a CDS encoding helix-turn-helix domain-containing protein, whose amino-acid sequence is MRREYINYLSDLPVKVTYTCIKNYPIHWHNSIEILYVLKGSLKVNIDTDSFEILEKELEVINVEEAHRIYSDTENRVLVFHIDPYFFEKYYTDINNIFFYTNTTDDDAQDGEEYDDFRTFLARILCETVQRTEDYDEVIESTLVDLLYHLINNFHYLTYEKEELKDNADQLARYHRISKYIFNNYDSNITLQDIAKKEFLSPHYLSHEIKSATGYSFTDLVNLTRVEESVKLLLDTDMSISDISDEVGFSHVRYLNKNFKNYYNCTPLQYRKKNKLTEKDFENQKILEVFPLEEALDYLAYDLEDYDRFNYENKLWKVHIDMDNVLKEFNKEFKEVINLGDSFDLLIEDNKDILEEIQEEIHFSYGRIENLFNSDMGVFPNSDFYNWNKTKSVIEFLDYLDLKPLIVLDNILFTTQKYTQVLNSFFEYFSEIDYIDVCEFKFQFSSEINHEIKEELLVLLKNEYNLNVLNSNFISLSNNRNKVYDTAFMLPFIIHNTIFKGVSLDDLRAFDVLEKEMSLTNEVFIGAPGIVNDMGIRKPSYYAYYLLSKLGNEIVAMDNGYIVTKKEDEYCILLYSHNDDLDSLADYHDLFKKRGKGKVYKKKLSLNIVNIKNSSRIITYEVNEKIGSSYNYWISMGSPDRLSKEEKEILHRASFPKIEFKYSKKNTILNIITELQGYGAKLILIKSTKSRL
- the clpB gene encoding ATP-dependent chaperone ClpB, with protein sequence MNIEKMTLRVQQALNDASLVAVKYNHQQVEIIHLFSALVEQEDGLIPNILTKMGIPVKALKSDINNKLEIMPKVLGEGADSSGVYATRQIEEVLVRADEISKRFEDSYISVEHVMLAIIEVDKKGPTKILLDKYNINKDNFMGILAEVRGNQRVETQDPEGTYDALGKYGTNLTDLAKKHKLDPVIGRDEEIRRAIRILSRRTKNNPVLIGEPGVGKTAIVEGLAERIVRGDVPEGLKNKVIFSLDMGALVAGAKYRGEFEERLKAVLKEVQSSEGRIILFIDEIHTIVGAGKTEGAMDAGNLIKPLLARGELHCIGATTFDEYRQYIEKDKALERRFQPVIVEEPTVQDAISILRGLKERFEIHHGIRIHDSAIVAAAKLSDRYIQDRYLPDKAIDLIDEAGAMIRTEIDSLPTELDKIRRRQFQLEIEKEALTRENDEGSKKKLKALEKDIAELKAKNDEMTAKFEKERDAILNIRDLKSKLDEARGELEIAQRNYDYNRAAEIQYSEIPKIEAEIDLKEKEVKENYEGALLKEEVTEEEVSQILSRWTGIPVSNLLEGEREKLLRLEDEMQNRVIGQEEAITSVTNAILRARAGLKDINRPIGSFIFLGPTGVGKTELAKTLARNLFDSEENIIRIDMSEYMEKHAVSRLVGAPPGYVGYDEGGQLTEAVRRNPYSVILFDEIEKAHEDVFNLFLQILDDGRLTDNKGKTVDFKNTIIIMTSNIGSSYLLENTDEHSVDSKIREEVMNEMKLRFKPEFLNRVDDIIMFKPLSESGIKKIIDIFLDEVRNRLKDRSVKLEVTEAAKDIMAKEGYDMVYGARPLKRYIQNTLENNLARKIIKGEIAYGSNVTIDGLDEEIIIKVQ
- a CDS encoding amidase domain-containing protein, yielding MYSIFSFFKRFKIKKNILIQDKSLVEIEKVLMGYFSHCIENEKKLKQKSNKYIYPKSILENYNKVYYSFIIEMYKNIKVKAEFYNIFLNINSINIIEKSIVVDVDKIIEIKYKNSKVKTKYKDNHLIYLNIKNNKLFVSRDIIEEGIKADELVNTISSYEKYMENKINIIKKNKSSLKEYINNFNKRSNPKVQENKKGVYRYSGYDGNLAAKWASENWDAEEEYQGNDCTNFVSKCLKNGGLPMDKIWRPGSYAWIRVVNLRNWLVNTGYGVENKDNSNLSLGDVVQLHSRSKDMWSHSTIITYIDEQGEIYVSAHSYPYYNRPLFSYYPTYAYSNIRYLRIKRG